The Kiritimatiellales bacterium genomic sequence TCCACCTCTGGTTTATGTTCGTTCGTTTTAATTCAGGCGAGGAATTATAACCGTCATAATACATCCGCCGATGGTTTTATTTGTTGCTGAAATTGTGCCGCCGTGTGCCTGTATGATGGTACGGGCGAGACTTAGTCCAAGTCCGTTGCCCGGCGATGAACGACTTTTTTCGCCGCGGTAGTAACGGTCAAAAATCCGGCTGAGTTCCTGCGGAGGAATGCCGATGCCGGTGTCGGAAATTTCAATCCAGATAAAT encodes the following:
- a CDS encoding sensor histidine kinase, giving the protein MELFQPVAEEKNIQLEVELFDEPLLISGDKSRMQRVISNLLDNAIKYTPTGGYVHLSAQIADEFIWIEISDTGIGIPPQELSRIFDRYYRGEKSRSSPGNGLGLSLARTIIQAHGGTISATNKTIGGCIMTVIIPRLN